In one Solanum dulcamara chromosome 1, daSolDulc1.2, whole genome shotgun sequence genomic region, the following are encoded:
- the LOC129887236 gene encoding monothiol glutaredoxin-S6-like, which yields MDAVNRLGTESPVVIFSKSNCCMSHSIETLIRNFGANPTVYKLDEIQKGKKMEKALIQMGCNPSTPAIFIGKEFVGGSDEVMSLNVKGKLKELLIKANAIWV from the coding sequence ATGGATGCAGTGAATAGGTTAGGAACAGAAAGCCCAGTGGTGATATTCAGCAAGAGCAATTGTTGCATGTCTCACAGTATCGAAACCCTAATTCGTAATTTTGGGGCGAATCCGACGGTGTATAAGCTTGATGAAATTCAGAAAGGCAAGAAGATGGAGAAAGCTTTAATTCAAATGGGTTGCAATCCTAGTACCCCAGCTATATTTATTGGGAAGGAATTTGTTGGTGGTTCTGATGAAGTGATGAGTCTCAATGTTAAAGGGAAGTTGAAGGAATTGCTCATTAAGGCTAATGCTATTTGGGTATAG
- the LOC129902134 gene encoding 4-alpha-glucanotransferase, chloroplastic/amyloplastic — protein MSIHTCFALLIPSSFSSPKLPFPKNNIFQSPIPKLSRPTSSFDVKRSFKNGAAVPCVGEDFPIDYADWLPKRDPSDRRRAGVLLHPTSFPGPYGIGDLGPQAFKFLDWLHLAGCSLWQVLPLVPPGKRGNEDGSPYSGQDANCGNTLLISLEELVDDGLLKKEELPEPLPTDRVNYSTISEIKDPIITKAAKRLLSSEGELKDQFKNFRRDPNISSWLEDAAYFAAIDNSLNTISWYDWPEPLKNRHLAALEEVYQSEKDFIDIFIAQQFLFQRQWKKVRDYAQSKGISIMGDMPIYVGYHSADVWANKKQFLLNRKGFPLIVSGVPPDAFSETGQLWGSPLYDWKAMEKDGFSWWVRRIQRATDLFNEFRIDHFRGFAGFWAVPSEEKVAMLGRWKVGPGKALFDAIFQAVGKINIIAEDLGVITEDVVQLRKSIEAPGMAVLQFAFGSDAENPHLPHNHEQNQAVYTGTHDNDTIRGWWDILPREEKANVLKYLSNIEEEEISWGLIEGAVSSVARIAIIPMQDVLGLGSDSRMNIPATQFGNWSWRIPSSTSFDSLDAEAKKLRDILATYGRL, from the exons ATGTCAATTCACACTTGTTTCGCACTACTAATaccttcttctttctcttctcccaAATTGCCATTTCCCAAGAACAATATTTTTCAATCTCCTATCCCAAAATTATCTAGACCCACTTCCAGTTTTGATGTAAAAAGATCCTTTAAAAATGGCGCCGCCGTTCCTTGTGTAGGCGAGGATTTTCCGATTGATTATGCTGATTGGTTGCCAAAAAGGGATCCAAGTGATCGGAGAAGAGCTGGAGTGTTGCTCCATCCGACGTCGTTTCCTGGACCTTATGGTATTGGTGACCTAGGCCCCCAAGCttttaagtttcttgattggctTCATCTTGCTGGTTGCTCCCTTTGGCAG GTTCTTCCACTTGTACCGCCTGGAAAGAGAGGCAATGAAGATGGATCACCGTATTCAGGGCAG GATGCAAATTGTGGTAACACACTTTTGATTTCTCTTGAAGAACTTGTTGATGATGGCTTACTGAAGAAGGAGGAGCTTCCGGAGCCACT ACCTACGGATCGTGTCAATTACTCGACTATTTCTGAGATAAAAGATCCTATAATAACCAAG GCAGCAAAGAGGCTTCTCTCCAGTGAAGGGGAACTGAAAGATCAGTTCAAGAACTTTCGTCGGGATCCAAATATTTCGA GTTGGCTGGAGGATGCTGCTTATTTTGCTGCCATAGACAACTCTTTAAACACTATTAGCTGGTATGATTGGCCTGAACCATTGAAAAATCGCCATCTTGCAGCTCTAGAAGAAGTTTATCAAAGTGAAAAGGATTTT ATAGACATATTCATTGCACAACAGTTCTTGTTCCAAAGACAATGGAAAAAAGTTCGTGATTATGCACAATCCAAAGGAATCAGTATAATGGGAGACATGCCAATATATGTTGGATATCACAGTGCTGATGTTTGGGCCAACAAGAAACAATTTTTGCTG AATAGGAAAGGCTTCCCTCTTATAGTTAGTGGTGTTCCTCCAGACGCCTTCAGTGAAACTGGTCAACTATGGGGCAG CCCTCTGTATGATTGGAAAGCCATGGAGAAGGATGGATTTTCATGGTGGGTACGCCGGATTCAACGTGCAACGGATCTTTTCAATGAATTTAGGATAGATCACTTCAGAGGATTTGCTGGATTTTGGGCTGTTCCTTCTG AGGAAAAAGTTGCAATGCTGGGACGGTGGAAG GTGGGACCTGGAAAAGCTTTGTTTGATGCTATCTTCCAAGCTGTTGGGAAGATCAATATTATAGCAGAAGACTTG GGGGTAATCACCGAGGATGTTGTTCAGCTTAGAAAGTCCATTGAGGCACCTGGCATGGCCGTACTCCAGTTTG CCTTTGGCAGTGATGCGGAAAACCCTCATTTACCTCACAATCATGAGCAGAACCAAGCAGTGTATACTGGAACACATGACAATGATACG ATCCGAGGTTGGTGGGATATCTTGCCACGGGAAGAGAAAGCCAAT GTACTAAAGTATTTGTCAAACATTGAGGAAGAGGAAATATCGTGGGGCCTGATCGAAGGTGCAGTTTCTTCTGTTGCCCGTATTGCAATTATACCAATGCAGGATGTTCTTGGGCTTGGGAGTGATTCCAGAATGAACATTCCAGCAACTCAG TTTGGAAACTGGAGTTGGAGGATACCTAGTTCAACCAGCTTTGACAGCTTGGATGCAGAAGCAAAAAAGCTAAGAGATATACTTGCAACTTATGGGCGGTTGTGA